One window from the genome of Emys orbicularis isolate rEmyOrb1 chromosome 10, rEmyOrb1.hap1, whole genome shotgun sequence encodes:
- the REXO5 gene encoding RNA exonuclease 5, translating into MFANEMAEATCIIGHKRPHECNEEVEEAQKTKKKRKVDEDTCQNQHQRKEKKSRLSAELFGEDCEISHEQVYEFLKYAALGKRHNAAQPSWCRIYHQRHLAKVVVIVLQEVSQLYFYRFYLQFKHLRRAFQHRFSLPPTSANFIASVCGEGISMKHQNSIQGSASASSGRISKNSDLQKDPIIEKYGKEKHGLTSYILTLEEMRKYDYPLEGSPGCENYVHTQCESPRTDSSPLFGLDCEMCLTEKGNEVTRVSLVDAEGRCIMDELIKPETQILNYLTRYSGITRKILLPVKTKLPEIHDKLKKLLPRDAVLVGHSLNVDLHALQMIHPSVIDTSLLFVRHKGRRFKLKFLAKAVLGKEIQCENKVGHDPTEDAEAALELLQYFIDQGPRKVVELNLETVLSAPNLMESSQQKSALQLQQNGVQKQSSEPPGILKPCFLDHLNATGQKTLLLSRKELASSGLCQNSLSTLNKQILKRAIQEVPLSSFSVIQFALRSEHVAPDLVAEVCEKMRIQLADMLTVYAGPFDKDFCLKSLRREFKKCGPIQSLTVLTETHQPHICIQYEVLEAAQLAMESLNGADVAGSYIKVQRPVTVMMLDCDMLIKELEMDIENEGVIYVTGLKKTLTETDLQEKFSHLKDLQALFWPRDLKSGKHRNYCFLKFQTSESALEALQDINGQGAEGSRLQSRKALTPSHLHRWICHMDHNDGKPSQLAHHILHVKKEQLSTSEQDLRKKLKKLDRSIKKLYRSLENNTLCVVLLPGVNSVYGSFSGLGLMGIKEESRSSAC; encoded by the exons ATGTTTGCAAATGAAATGGCTGAGGCAACCTGCATAATTGGACACAAAAGGCCCCATGAATGTAATGAAGAAGTGGAAGAAGCCCagaaaactaaaaagaaaaggaaagtagATGAAGACACTTGCCAAAACCAGCACCAACGTAAG GAGAAGAAATCCCGCTTGTCAGCTGAGTTGTTTGGTGAGGATTGTGAAATCAGCCATGAACAGGTATATGAGTTCCTAAAGTACGCAGCTTTGGGAAAACGTCACAATGCAGCGCAACCCAG CTGGTGCCGTATTTATCACCAAAGACACCTGGCTAAGGTTGTGGTTATTGTTCTTCAGGAAGTCAGCCAGCTCTATTTCTACAGGTTCTATTTGCAGTTCAAACATCTCAGAAGGGCATTTCAACAT AGATTCAGTTTACCGCCTACTTCAGCTAATTTTATAGCTAGTGTGTGTGGAGAAGGAATAAGTATGAAACATCAGAACAGCATACAAG GTTCAGCTTCTGCCTCTAGTGGACGTATTTCTAAGAACTCAGACCTGCAAAAAGACCCGATCATTGAGAAATACGGCAAGGAAAAGCATGGTCTGACCAGCTATATTCTAACCTTGGAAGAGATGAGAAAATACGATTATCCTTTAGAAG GATCCCCTGGGTGTGAGAATTATGTCCACACACAGTGCGAGAGCCCGAGGACAGACAGCAGCCCCCTCTTTGGGCTGGATTGTGAAATG TGCCTCACTGAGAAGGGGAATGAAGTAACTCGAGTCTCACTGGTGGATGCAGAGGGTCGGTGCATCATGGATGAGCTTATAAAACCTGAAACCCAGATACTGAACTACCTCACCAG ATACTCAGGAATCACAAGAAAGATTCTTCTTCCAGTGAAAACAAAACTGCCAGAGATTCATGACAAACTAAAGAAATTGCTTCCCCGTGATGCGGTATTAGTGGGTCACTCTTTAAATGTTGACCTCCACGCTTTACAA ATGATACACCCCAGTGTTATTGACACCTCATTGCTTTTTGTCAGACACAAAGGTCGACGGTTCAAGCTAAAATTCTTAGCAAAAGCTGTTTTAGG GAAGGAAATTCAATGTGAAAATAAAGTTGGTCACGATCCAACAGAAGATGCTGAAGCTGCACTTGAATTGCTTCAATACTTTATTGACCAGGGACCCAGAAAG GTAGTAGAACTAAATTTGGAGACAGTGCTGTCAGCCCCAAATCTGATGGAGTCGTCACAGCAAAAATCTGCATTACAACTGCAACAGAATGGAGTCCAGAAGCAGTCAAGTGAACCTCCAGGCATACTCAAACCATG TTTTTTAGACCATTTGAATGCTACTGGCCAAAAAACTCTCCTTTTGAGCAGAAAGGAACTAGCCTCTTCTGGCTTGTGTCAGAACAGTCTGAGCACTTTGAATAAACAG atACTTAAAAGAGCTATACAAGAAGTTCCTCTGTCCTCATTCAGTGTCATTCAGTTCGCTTTGCGTTCAGAGCATGTTGCACCAGACCTTGTTGCTGAAGTTTGTGAAAAG ATGAGAATCCAGCTAGCTGACATGCTGACTGTCTATGCGGGTCCATTTGATAAAGACTTTTGCCTGAAGTCTTTAAGGAGAGAATTTAAGAAGTGTGGTCCTATCCAATCACTTACTGTGCTCACTGAAACACACCAG CCCCACATCTGTATCCAGTATGAAGTATTAGAAGCTGCTCAACTTGCTATGGAAAGTCTGAATGGAGCTGATGTTGCAGGGTCCTATATTAAG GTTCAGAGACCCGTCACTGTGATGATGCTAGACTGTGACATGCTGATAAAAGAGCTAGAAATGGATATTGAAAACGAAGGTGTGATTTATGTGACGGGGCTGAAGAAAACCCTAACTGAGACAGACTTGCAAGAGAAATTCAGTCATTTGAAAGACCTGCAAGCTCTTTTCTGGCCTAGGGATCTCAAAAGTGGGAAGCACAGAAATTACTGTTTCCTGA agtTTCAAACCTCAGAAAGTGCCCTAGAGGCTCTTCAAGATATAAACGGGCAAGGAGCTGAAGGCAGCCGACTGCAAAGTAGGAAAGCTCTCACTCCTAGCCACCTCCACAGATGGATTTGTCATATGGACCATAATGATGGGAAGCCTAGTCAGCTGGCACATCACATCCTACATGTGAAAAAGGAACAACTATCTACCTCT GAGCAAGACCTAAGGAAAAAGCTGAAGAAGTTAGACCGCAGTATCAAAAAGCTTTATAGAAGTCTGGAGAATAATACACTTTGTGTCGTTCTGTTGCCAGGTGTGAACAG